The following coding sequences are from one Pigmentibacter sp. JX0631 window:
- a CDS encoding bifunctional (p)ppGpp synthetase/guanosine-3',5'-bis(diphosphate) 3'-pyrophosphohydrolase yields the protein MGNENNKTFLPYVEPMKPETDSPLEDPEKIAQNAYLSLKEKCLQYLEPSVEPILYKAFQFAHNLHAGQMRKSGEPYIIHPLAVAEILSEFKMDETSLVAAVLHDVVEDTHVSVEEVSKEFGEQVAALVEGLTKLAKVQFRSSQEKMAENFRKMIVAMSRDIRVIIVKLADRTHNMRTLRALSLEKRQRIAEETLEIYAPLAGRLGMYKIKAELEDLCLRELKPSVYYSLIARVAQKKTERDKIIEQARDHLDQRLKEAQINAKVYGRAKHFYSIYRKMSDKQIEFEDIYDLFALRVIVNTVNECYETLGIIHNIYRPVPGRFKDFIAMPKANLYQSLHTTIVAAKGELLEVQIRTAQMHHIAENGIAAHWAYKERKKDPSSAGQVNPAAFEKFKWLKQIVKHQKELSDPDEFLEAVKVDLFDEEVYVFSPKGDVFELRKGATCLDFAFAIHTDLGLKTTGAKINGRIATLRTRLHSGDVIELLVGNKVRATKDWLNFTTTTKARNKIRAWLRSEERTQAKQLGQELLEEELTKNSSSFEKLQKMGVFQELNRLFSVGGYEDFILQIGYGKIDVKPAVQKLLTSLQLPKIQETIPIATEPVKTMQQELQEMRSVQEAIKQRQGKNRAGGEDAVRVQGMTGIVVRMARCCEPLPGQPIVGFVSRSRGVTVHAASCQWALSNDPARRVDCSWNIVSATTHNVRVRITAHDKPGILAAITKMVSASHINIAGMECFTNPQKRAVILLKLELTDIHQLKDIHQKIEAVDGVIYVERTMG from the coding sequence ATGGGAAATGAAAATAATAAAACATTTCTTCCGTACGTTGAGCCGATGAAACCTGAAACCGATTCTCCCTTGGAAGACCCTGAGAAAATAGCGCAAAATGCATACCTTTCATTAAAAGAGAAATGCTTACAATATTTGGAACCTTCAGTTGAGCCCATTTTATACAAAGCTTTTCAATTTGCCCACAATTTGCATGCTGGGCAAATGCGAAAGAGTGGTGAACCCTATATTATCCACCCGTTGGCAGTTGCTGAAATTCTATCCGAATTTAAAATGGACGAAACTTCTTTAGTTGCAGCAGTTTTGCATGATGTGGTCGAAGATACTCACGTCTCAGTTGAAGAGGTATCTAAGGAATTTGGTGAACAAGTTGCTGCGTTGGTTGAAGGTTTGACCAAATTGGCAAAAGTGCAATTTCGTTCTTCGCAAGAAAAAATGGCCGAAAACTTTCGCAAAATGATAGTCGCAATGTCTCGAGATATTCGGGTGATTATCGTTAAACTTGCGGATAGAACGCATAATATGCGGACTCTGCGCGCTTTAAGTTTAGAAAAAAGACAACGGATTGCTGAAGAAACTCTAGAAATATATGCCCCTCTTGCTGGACGCTTGGGGATGTATAAAATAAAAGCTGAATTAGAAGATTTATGTTTACGCGAATTAAAACCTTCGGTTTACTATAGCTTAATTGCAAGAGTTGCGCAGAAAAAAACCGAGCGGGACAAAATAATAGAGCAGGCTAGAGATCACTTAGACCAACGATTAAAAGAAGCGCAAATTAATGCCAAAGTTTATGGAAGAGCTAAACATTTTTATTCTATCTATCGAAAAATGTCTGATAAACAAATTGAATTTGAAGATATCTATGATTTGTTTGCGCTGCGCGTAATAGTAAATACAGTGAATGAATGTTATGAAACATTAGGTATTATTCATAATATTTACCGCCCAGTTCCAGGTCGTTTTAAAGATTTTATTGCCATGCCAAAAGCAAACTTATACCAAAGTTTGCATACGACAATTGTTGCCGCAAAAGGTGAATTATTGGAAGTTCAAATTAGAACTGCGCAAATGCATCATATCGCTGAAAACGGGATCGCCGCACATTGGGCTTACAAAGAAAGAAAAAAAGATCCTTCATCTGCTGGGCAAGTGAATCCAGCTGCTTTTGAAAAATTTAAGTGGTTAAAACAAATTGTAAAACATCAAAAAGAACTTTCTGATCCAGATGAATTTTTGGAAGCAGTGAAAGTCGATTTATTTGATGAAGAAGTTTATGTGTTTTCTCCAAAAGGGGACGTCTTTGAATTGCGAAAAGGAGCAACTTGCCTAGATTTTGCTTTTGCGATTCATACCGATCTTGGTCTTAAAACAACTGGAGCAAAAATAAATGGTAGAATTGCAACATTACGTACACGTTTACACAGTGGTGATGTAATTGAATTATTGGTTGGAAACAAAGTTCGAGCTACTAAAGATTGGTTAAACTTTACTACTACTACAAAAGCTAGAAATAAAATCAGAGCATGGCTTAGAAGCGAAGAAAGAACCCAGGCAAAGCAATTGGGGCAAGAATTGCTTGAAGAAGAATTAACTAAAAATTCTTCGAGCTTTGAAAAACTCCAAAAAATGGGAGTCTTTCAAGAATTAAATAGATTATTTAGTGTAGGGGGATATGAAGATTTTATTCTCCAAATTGGATATGGAAAAATTGATGTAAAGCCTGCTGTGCAAAAATTATTAACTTCATTACAGCTTCCTAAAATTCAAGAGACTATACCGATTGCGACTGAACCTGTTAAAACGATGCAACAAGAGCTCCAAGAAATGCGTTCGGTACAAGAAGCAATAAAACAGCGACAAGGTAAAAACAGAGCTGGTGGTGAAGATGCAGTCAGAGTGCAGGGTATGACTGGAATTGTGGTTCGGATGGCTCGCTGTTGCGAACCCTTGCCCGGACAACCTATAGTCGGTTTTGTTTCACGCAGTCGTGGGGTTACGGTTCATGCTGCAAGTTGCCAATGGGCCTTGTCAAACGATCCTGCGCGGAGAGTCGATTGTTCTTGGAATATTGTATCTGCAACTACACACAATGTACGGGTACGAATTACAGCACACGATAAACCAGGAATTTTGGCGGCTATTACTAAGATGGTTTCTGCTTCGCATATTAATATTGCTGGGATGGAATGTTTTACTAACCCACAAAAAAGAGCTGTCATTTTATTAAAGCTAGAGCTTACTGATATTCATCAGTTAAAAGATATTCATCAAAAGATTGAGGCTGTTGATGGGGTTATTTATGTAGAAAGAACAATGGGATGA
- a CDS encoding SseB family protein: MVLKSLFGKKDPTKKTENSSTIESSEESIPSESQPQQNEPSPALHLEGAMVENARNDNAETRAKVYQELLFSDLLLALADTGAPSAAVNEATAIAENPSVNVAILANNQGIQFAAAFTSAAAARRWRAEGGQYVSIRGQDVFKLLEPSPAEVIVINPGSAPFVVLNKVEYKQLAMGIVPQTQRSPVQVNVSNETNPNQAPADGMQIAFPPDAFNELQKQHALKVLTDFENIEAAALGAILPPNTSQENGWLRTIFLRVVGLEESQEAVQKFCLNVRDTMRKDNEFFLETQFEVGVMPDPNFWLAMHQNNFILLDKNPPNITTENVIKQ, translated from the coding sequence ATGGTACTCAAAAGTCTGTTTGGCAAAAAAGACCCAACTAAAAAAACTGAAAATTCATCTACTATTGAAAGCTCTGAAGAAAGTATTCCTTCAGAATCCCAACCACAACAAAATGAACCTTCACCGGCTCTACATTTAGAAGGTGCTATGGTTGAAAATGCAAGAAATGATAATGCTGAAACAAGAGCAAAGGTCTATCAAGAGCTTCTCTTTTCAGACCTGTTATTAGCGTTGGCTGATACAGGAGCTCCTAGTGCTGCAGTAAATGAAGCTACAGCCATTGCTGAAAATCCAAGCGTAAATGTCGCTATTCTTGCTAATAATCAAGGAATCCAATTTGCAGCTGCATTTACAAGTGCTGCTGCTGCAAGACGCTGGCGAGCTGAAGGCGGTCAATATGTTTCAATAAGAGGTCAAGATGTTTTCAAGCTGTTGGAACCAAGTCCAGCTGAAGTCATTGTTATAAATCCAGGTAGTGCTCCATTTGTCGTATTGAATAAGGTTGAGTACAAGCAGCTTGCAATGGGAATAGTTCCACAAACTCAACGCAGTCCTGTACAAGTAAATGTTTCTAATGAAACGAACCCTAATCAAGCACCTGCCGATGGTATGCAAATAGCTTTCCCACCAGATGCGTTTAATGAGTTGCAAAAACAACACGCTTTGAAAGTTTTAACTGATTTTGAAAATATTGAAGCAGCTGCATTAGGAGCTATTTTACCGCCTAATACTTCTCAAGAAAATGGTTGGTTAAGAACTATCTTTTTAAGAGTTGTTGGATTGGAAGAATCTCAAGAAGCTGTACAAAAATTTTGTTTAAACGTGCGTGATACGATGCGGAAAGATAATGAATTTTTCCTTGAAACCCAGTTTGAAGTAGGGGTTATGCCTGATCCTAATTTTTGGTTAGCAATGCACCAAAATAATTTTATTTTGCTTGATAAAAATCCACCTAATATAACTACAGAAAATGTAATTAAACAATAA
- a CDS encoding MazG family protein codes for MQKKVLYCQDNFSQRYNLALETLSFADTIAQLRSPEGCPWDKEQDLNSLQSYLIEESYEAIEAVQIYLQNKTLENAKNYADELGDVLLQLYLNSQIASEENLFNILDVFKSINKKMIDRHPHVFASSEMLNIKNYSDVIKQWDEIKNNENGTKKISNSSSLLKKAIKKKGIPTLNFGQEISKRAKKLGFSWNTLPEIFGDVLSEIEELKEEFAQNKINIERVADEIGDVVYALCNLVQFLKETNIEAKNYDFDLLARGAIDKFINRFMEMEKIMEENGTPLSENTVKNISLEQWNDLWKQAKKRRYR; via the coding sequence TTGCAAAAAAAAGTTCTTTATTGCCAAGATAATTTTTCACAACGTTACAATTTGGCTCTTGAAACATTAAGTTTTGCCGACACAATAGCTCAGTTACGTTCCCCAGAGGGATGCCCTTGGGATAAAGAACAAGATTTAAATTCTTTACAGTCATATTTAATTGAAGAATCTTATGAAGCTATTGAAGCTGTTCAAATATATTTGCAAAATAAAACATTAGAAAATGCAAAAAATTATGCTGATGAATTAGGTGATGTTTTATTGCAATTATATCTAAATTCACAAATAGCTTCTGAAGAAAATTTATTTAATATTTTAGATGTTTTTAAATCTATCAATAAAAAAATGATCGATAGACATCCACATGTGTTTGCTTCGAGTGAAATGCTTAATATTAAAAATTATTCAGATGTTATAAAGCAATGGGATGAAATAAAAAACAATGAAAACGGAACAAAAAAAATAAGTAATTCCTCTTCATTACTAAAAAAAGCTATAAAAAAGAAAGGAATACCTACTCTAAATTTTGGACAAGAAATATCAAAAAGAGCAAAAAAATTAGGCTTTAGTTGGAATACATTACCTGAAATATTTGGAGATGTTTTATCAGAAATTGAAGAACTTAAAGAAGAATTTGCACAAAATAAAATTAATATCGAGCGAGTAGCTGATGAAATAGGAGATGTGGTATATGCTCTTTGTAACTTAGTGCAATTTCTTAAAGAAACAAACATTGAAGCAAAGAATTATGATTTTGATTTATTAGCAAGAGGTGCAATTGATAAATTTATCAACAGATTTATGGAAATGGAAAAGATCATGGAAGAAAATGGCACACCTTTAAGCGAAAATACTGTAAAAAATATTTCTTTGGAACAATGGAATGATTTATGGAAACAAGCTAAAAAGAGACGTTATCGTTAA
- a CDS encoding KpsF/GutQ family sugar-phosphate isomerase, with protein sequence MLEPMIKSAIERTEHFSQAISWYKTAFQENDDFNQTFQTLANELVACSRLNTSLKQVFFVAVGKSAQVAQLAVSMLVSVGIVARFVHPTEAFHGDLGVVGKQDTVVLISNNGKSSELLQLIPGLQDREVKIFVLTSKADSPLAKIAKHVLFIPPFEEKCPLSQAPITSSITSLALCQLLVAATVELRNFPIEEYAKNHPGGAIGKRIFLKADTLMIQGEDLPLVHKDESFKTVISIFTKFSKAAVLVVEGKKFLGLISEKDLRTAMEKFGAQVFELKANEFMNKNPTVISPGMLAVDAYKKMCSKNPPFNLLPVVDEEGNAVGMLRMLDFISAGIHI encoded by the coding sequence ATGTTAGAACCCATGATTAAAAGTGCAATTGAAAGAACAGAGCATTTTTCTCAAGCAATTAGCTGGTATAAAACAGCTTTCCAAGAAAACGATGATTTTAATCAAACATTTCAAACATTAGCTAATGAATTAGTAGCATGTTCAAGATTAAATACTTCATTGAAGCAAGTGTTTTTTGTGGCAGTTGGCAAATCAGCACAAGTGGCTCAATTAGCTGTTTCAATGCTTGTTAGTGTTGGCATCGTGGCGCGTTTTGTGCATCCAACTGAAGCATTTCATGGAGATTTAGGTGTAGTTGGAAAACAAGATACCGTCGTTCTAATTTCAAATAATGGGAAAAGTAGCGAATTATTGCAGCTAATTCCAGGTCTTCAAGATAGGGAAGTTAAAATCTTTGTTCTTACATCCAAAGCAGACTCTCCATTAGCAAAAATTGCTAAACATGTTTTATTCATTCCTCCCTTTGAAGAAAAATGCCCTTTAAGTCAAGCACCTATAACAAGTTCAATAACATCCCTTGCGCTTTGTCAATTACTAGTAGCTGCAACCGTTGAACTAAGAAATTTTCCCATAGAAGAATATGCTAAAAATCATCCAGGTGGGGCAATTGGAAAGAGAATATTTTTAAAAGCAGATACTTTAATGATCCAGGGAGAAGATTTACCGTTAGTGCATAAAGATGAAAGCTTTAAAACTGTAATTTCTATTTTTACAAAATTTTCAAAAGCTGCTGTTTTAGTAGTTGAAGGAAAAAAGTTTTTAGGTCTTATTTCTGAAAAAGATCTGCGGACAGCTATGGAAAAATTTGGTGCACAAGTTTTTGAACTTAAAGCAAATGAATTTATGAATAAAAATCCTACCGTAATTTCGCCAGGCATGTTAGCTGTTGATGCATATAAGAAAATGTGTTCAAAAAATCCTCCTTTCAATTTACTACCTGTAGTTGATGAAGAAGGTAATGCAGTAGGAATGCTAAGAATGTTAGATTTTATTTCGGCAGGAATTCATATTTAG